DNA from Xiphophorus maculatus strain JP 163 A unplaced genomic scaffold, X_maculatus-5.0-male Unplaced_Scaffold_BN000196F, whole genome shotgun sequence:
atcagccctaaaaaaaaacatgcatttgctatctgtattttatttcattatttcaagcagatttttttgttgataaaataGTGTCTGAAATATGACACATACATAATTACTGggtttgatttttataaagTCAAGTGAGACACAAAtttcaaaaagagcaacaaaacaaagaaaatattatttacctTAATGTGAATATATAGATTTGCTTAATTGTAGAGTTAACCACATTATCTTTTCAGAAAAGAGAATGAACTCTTTcatgttatttaattaaacaatttcaaactaattctttttctattttactttctaaaaaGTATCTATAATAAGCAAAGatgacaataaaatgcatttacagatttttcacatatttacttTTCTGAGAGAAGCATCACTCTTTACAATAAGCTTTTAATTGcagtattttatataaaatcaaatatttgtttttataacatcaGACAGACCCATGGCCACATTGACAGCAGGTTCAACAACCataccagtagggggcagtgtgatactgagctgctcagtggagccctctgctggatggaagtACAGATGGTTCAGACGGACCTCAGTCACTTCTTTTGTTGAATTCAAcacaaataatgaagaaaacagagaaatcactgTGACACAAGGAGGAATCTATAAGTGTGATGGAAAGAGAGGAAATCCCTCATTCTACAGTCATTCAAGCCATGAGAACATCATTGAAATAATGTGtaagattttttaaagacttttagaaactaaaagtatgaaattaatatttctcatgTGATTTGAGTTTTCTCTTCTTATCTGATGTAAACAGTTTCCAACAAGGTTTTGTGACTCGACAACCAAACTGGCCTCAGATGTTCAGTGGTGAGTCGATCACTCTGACATGTGAGGTCCAGGGAGGAGGAACCACTGAGTGGACGTGTGAATGGAGGAGATCTGGGTCAATAATACACAAGACAGACAGTAAAGACTGGACTTTCATTGTCTCTGAGTCCAGCAGTGGAAACTACATGTGTCAGTGTAGAAGCAGAGATGACTGGTATTCTTCAACACAGAGGAGTGAAACCATCAGACTGTCTGTATCAAGTAAGTTGACActtgtaaatgaaaatgtggcTGATTTAGTCCATAGTTGAGTTGTCAGAATTAATGCTTAACTCCCACActcacatacaaacacacacacacagattgaaCCTTTCTATTAGAAAAAGTTTCTATATCAGGTTTCTTTTGTGAAGTCTCACAATAATCAGAGGCTGGTTGTTAATCTGTATGGCTGAAACGATGAATAACTACCAGAATAATTCATATTAATGAAGTTCTACATTGTTGacatattttcagtaattttccGATCtactcatttatttcagttaacgaGTCTGTAGCTTGTTCTGCTACAAgacttgtatgttttttaaattattgaaaattaaccaattttaattcatgttaaCAGGAGATAAACCTGGAGCCAAACTGACAGCAGGTTCATCAACCataccagtagggggcagtgtgacactgagctgctcagtggagccctctgctggatggaagtACAAATGGTTCAGGCGGACCTCAGATTCTTCTTTTGTtgaattcagcagaaataatgaagaaaacagagaaatcactgTGACACAAGGAGGAATCTATAAGTGTGATGGAAAGAGAGGAAATCCCTCATTCTACAGTCATTCAAGCCTTGAGAACATCATTGAAATAATGTGTAAGTTTTTTCTATAAGACTgtttgaaactaaaactatgaaattaaaatttctcatgtgatttaatttttctgccCATATCTGATGTAAACAGTTTCCAACAAGGTTTTTGTGACTCGACAACCAAACGGTTCTCATGTCTTCAGTGGTGAGTCGATCACTCTGACATGTGAGGTCCAGGGAGGAGAAACCACTGAGTGGACGTGTGAATGGAGGAGATCTGGGTCATAATACAGTGGACAGACAGTAAAGACTGGACTTTCAATGTCTCTGAGTCCAGCAGTGGAAACTACATGTGTCAGTGTAGAAGCAGAGATGACTGGTATTCTTCAACACAGTGGAGTGAACCATAACAGGTgatttaattgttgtttttttctgaacagattgtagaaaaaatgttttcctgatatGTTGGATTAAATGAAGTTTTCTTCCCTGGACAGACCAGAATAAAACTGACTAGGCCTAATTTGAGTTATGAATTTTTAACTGCAGAAAACAAggagctgatttttattgttcacTTCCTTTAACAAGttacaataataaaaccacAACTGTTATAGTTTGTGTTGCTATGTGCACATTGTtcccaaagttgttttttatctaaagaataaaacagaaaacttctAGTAGTTAACAAGTTGAGTGTTGAACTATTTTAGTCAGATTtctctttaaatgtctttttgtttagaTTAAGCAGCTCATTGTTGTGATACAAGTTTGTTTGACCTGGTCTGAACTGTGAGGATAGATCAGCAAAACTAAATGCAGCAGGATTCCTTTAATAACATCAATATTCACTCATATTAGTTTCTTATGATATTATGATCTCTGATACAGTTACATCACTACTACCTCAAAATAACAGTAGATAacttttttcagcaaaattagagtaaaacatttctaaCTGGCCACTGTGAGGATGTGGTTTTAttctctgtgtgttaatttagtTCCTGTCTCTCTGGCCATTATTGCTCCCAGCTGTCTCTattgttccct
Protein-coding regions in this window:
- the LOC111607936 gene encoding HEPACAM family member 2-like, whose product is MFSGESITLTCEVQGGGTTEWTCEWRRSGSIIHKTDSKDWTFIVSESSSGNYMCQCRSRDDWYSSTQRSETIRLSVSRDKPGAKLTAGSSTIPVGGSVTLSCSVEPSAGWKYKWFRRTSDSSFVEFSRNNEENREITVTQGGIYKCDGKRGNPSFYSHSSLENIIEIMFSNKVFVTRQPNGSHVFSGESITLTCEVQGGETTEWTCEWRRSGS